The Setaria viridis chromosome 9, Setaria_viridis_v4.0, whole genome shotgun sequence sequence CACCTTTGCCATCTCCAAGAAAGAACCCATCCCCTTCTGCTTCAAGAAGCCTTTTCGAGCTTGAGTTTTCGCCATCCATCACCATGATCCAAGAACTGCTCGGAGGGGCAGCCATGGACCAGCTGAAGAGCGTGAACGATGGGAACCCGGCATCTCTGCCCATGTTGCTGCACCCCACCGTCTCCAACCCGTCGCCCACGTCGTCCTCGTCGACGTCTTCACGCTCCTCCGCGCAGCAgccgcaccagcagcagcggtcGACGTCGGCGACGTCTTCGccgcaggggcagcagcaggtgcaaGGGGCGGAGCAGGCGCCGCTGCGTTGCCCCCGGTGCAACTCGTCCAACACCAAGTTCTGCTACTACAACAACTACAACCTCACCCAGCCGCGGCACTTCTGCAAGACGTGCCGCCGGTACTGGACCAAGGGCGGCGCGCTCCGCAACGTCCccatcggcggcggctgccgcaAGCCGCGCCCCATGCCGACGCCAGTCGCGAAGCCGGCGCTCTCCTGCAAGGCCGTGGGCGGCGCGCCGTCACTGGGCCTCGGCGTCGGCTTGGGCATGGGCGCCGGCCCCGTGCCCTGGGCGTCGTCGCAGCAGGCGGCCGCCGCGCAGCTCATGGCGCTGCTCAACAGTGCCAGGGGCgtgcagggcggcggcggccacggcggcagcAACATGCACAGGCTCCTCGGCCTCGACAGCATGGCCCACCTGCCCATCCATGTTCTGCCGGGCGCGGGCAATGCCAGTGGCGCGCCGGCGTCGCTGtggccgccggccgcgtcgcGTCCCATCCCTACACCGCCGCCGCACATGGACTCCCAGCTCGGCATGGGGCCGCTGGGCCAGCACGACGTGCTCTCAACCCTCGGACTAAAgctgccctcgccgtcgccgtcgctcgCGGCGAGCTACTACAGCGACCAGCTCCACGCGGTGGTGAGCAGCGCCGCCGGACGCCCGCACGAGTACGACGCCCCCGGCACCACGTCCCTGCCGTGCACCACCGCGGCggcctccctgccgccgccggcgtcgagcgTCTCGGCCGCGCTGAGCAGCGCCAC is a genomic window containing:
- the LOC117836626 gene encoding uncharacterized protein, yielding MACPFSSPSSNFFISHTPVPLPHPTTHPLIHTTKQEPESNHTTPPLPSPRKNPSPSASRSLFELEFSPSITMIQELLGGAAMDQLKSVNDGNPASLPMLLHPTVSNPSPTSSSSTSSRSSAQQPHQQQRSTSATSSPQGQQQVQGAEQAPLRCPRCNSSNTKFCYYNNYNLTQPRHFCKTCRRYWTKGGALRNVPIGGGCRKPRPMPTPVAKPALSCKAVGGAPSLGLGVGLGMGAGPVPWASSQQAAAAQLMALLNSARGVQGGGGHGGSNMHRLLGLDSMAHLPIHVLPGAGNASGAPASLWPPAASRPIPTPPPHMDSQLGMGPLGQHDVLSTLGLKLPSPSPSLAASYYSDQLHAVVSSAAGRPHEYDAPGTTSLPCTTAAASLPPPASSVSAALSSATVGLDLPPISLPAPEMQYWAGPAAMSMAWPDLPTPNGAFP